A segment of the Sander lucioperca isolate FBNREF2018 chromosome 7, SLUC_FBN_1.2, whole genome shotgun sequence genome:
CTTGTCCTTGTCTTCTGAGTATGAAAGCACTTGTCTTCTTTTGACGTCTAAGTTGGCTCTAATAAAGTTGTAGTTTTGTCCTACATGAAGCACAGTGATCGTGGTCAATTGAATTCAGTTTGGTACAATCACTGTTAATAGTGGCCAGTTttaatggtggaaaaagtataTAAATGTCCACAGTATCACAGTCACATGGTTGTCATTTGTCCTATTGGTTGGTTGCTGAGCATCAAGGAAGTGGGCCTTATCTTAATATGAGCCTGTGAAGGGTAAAGAGAGTGAGTAGGAAATAAAGTGTAACGCAAGAAAGCTGGCACGCTACAGATAAAGCAAGGAACTCCTTTTTGTTGAGACTGTGATggacaataaataataataaaaatcctTGAAGTATTTCAGTTTCTGTCTGAGTTTATGTCTTGAGTGAACTTGAATGAAGTGAAACCAGTGCGAGCTGTGAGCCGCCAGTGTACGTTTGGCGATGCAAGAGGATGCCGGGCCACAACAGAAATATCTCCACACCTGCATCATAAATCGATCTCCTGCCCAACTACAGTGTATGCTCAGTATGTTTTAATAATTCTAATTCTAATCATTTTACCAAATGTTGTAGCTTGCTCTTCCATAAGAACTGTTCCATCCTAGATTAACCATTGGCTGGCCTGATAAACCTGAATCTGGCTcatttgttattattgttactATTGTAGTTTACTGGCATCTCACTCAAAAAATACTTCCTTGATAAACAAAGCAACAAACTTCAGACAGCCAGGTCTCCTGACCAAAGGAAGAGCATGAGGTCTGCGCACCAATGTGTATGTCCACTAATGAGATTAATAGGGTTGTATGTGAGGAATGAAATAAAAGTTGTGCCTTTAACAACATTTTGACAGAAGTATATGTTTGAAACATCATGAGCATTCAAATGGACAGTAGCAGAATGTATTATTCTGCAGCAGTGGTTTAAAGACTCAATGGATGTTTTGATACTTGAGAAAACAGCCACCTATCAAGCCTACAGGGAATTACTATTAAATGCTTGAAAATAGATGTTGGGTGGAGTATCTCTTTAAAATACTTCAAGTTAATTTAAGGCTGAGGCTGTGTGGAAACACTGGCTAATTTCAGACCCCAAAACTGGGACATTCTTGTTGGTAGCTCTGTTTTGCTTTTAAGTACACCATGAGGTTTGAGAACAAATTCTTTCAAAATGACCCGTATTCTTTTAGTGTGCCATGGTACCCCAATCAATCAATTCATTCAGTTCATTATGTTAGAGTTATGGATGAAAATAGAACACCACTGCTAACCTCCTTCATGCCTTCGTGTAGGGTTTTTGAGTCAAACATTCTAAAAAAGGTTAAAGAAATTAGGACATCTCTCCAATAATAGTTTGTTTTACATGTGTCCCTACTGTAAGAAGATGCACATTGGATGAAATATTTGTAGTTCTGTCCCAGTCTGATCTCTATCCAGTTCCACCATTATGTCAAACcagaaataacattttaaagcgGCCCTTGGAAGTCAGGCTGGAACTCTGGAGACTCAAACTCTGGAAATACATCGAAGGTACACTGCTAATGTGTGAGAGACAGCAGTCTTGGCCTATTTTGTGAATGGGAAGGAGCGATGAGAATGTCACACTTCATTATAGATCCCCCCTGAGATGcgtttttttcaacttcaaggGAATGTCCTAATTACACTTTTAATTAGCACTTTGTAAACTGAAATGACAACACACAGCATAAAAACAAACTTCCAAGATCCATTTATTTGAGTTGATACAGTACTACAGAGGCATTGTGTTGAGTAGAAATACATCCAAATGGATGAATTAAGACATTTTACAGGAATTGAACTATTATTATGTTATtgatttgtttgaaaatacacGCTTGGCTGCTGCCTTCACAATGAGATGATACAACTCTATTTCGAACAAACGACTCTATTTTTGTGTGCAGTAAGTCCTGAACACAACACAGTCTAAAGCAGGCCGAAGCATGAACAGGGAGTATTttgacaacaaaataaatggctTGATCACCAATAAATACAAGTATAAAAACACATTGATAATAATTTtcattatcaaaaaaaaaaagttcataaaAGATACCAAAGGCACGCAACTTAATCCACCTTGCCAGTCGAGGATCaccaacagaaaaacaaaaatgtggcaATAGCCATCAATAGTAATGAGCCGTAACGAAAATAATActtaaataacataataatactaatttattattattgtcataaCAATATCCAGTCAAGTTTTCCTATGATTAGACTTTCTGCTAACTAACAGATAATGCACCACGTATTTCCAGTTTGGCAAAGTTTCATCATCAGATTCTTTCCATTGCTTTATTCTTTTTTCTCCCTTGTTTCAGCATTTTGGACCTCCCCTGCTTTGGTAGAGGTGGCTGTGCTATTTTCTTAGGGTCAGCTATTGATACATTAGCACGTATTCTTGCATTTTTCCCTATTCCAAttaattaagttgtttttttccatttgtagATTGTTAATGGGCCTCTCTCACCCACAGGGGTAGCAACATTTCATTCAGATTTGTCCGTTTCTGGAGAGAAAATCTAATACTTCAAGGAAGGAAGTATTTTCTGCCATAACATAAAGCAATATAAAGTTTCTTATATTTTGGAAAATCAAAAACAGAagcataataaaacaaaaatactaaCATAGTATAATTTTCTCACTGTAAATCCAGTTGACaataaaatgcaatacaaaaggcaataaaatgcaaaataatacgcATTGGGTCTTTCATTTGAATCGATATCCAGGACCTTTGCTTCACACCAGAGGACCACTGAAAACATTCAACATATGATCTATTTCCTCGGGGTCATCTACTGCATGGTTTTCCATCTACATCATTTGATATTTTGGATGATGTCAGTCACCGTTCTCCCCACTTTTCTGCTGCTGTGGAAACACTTTCTAAGGCCATGCAGGACACACAAGTCACACACTGACTGACCCTCAAGACAAGCTGTATCAACAGCCTCCAGCATCTCAAATAAAAactcaaaaagaaaaagaaaacaaacatgagGTAAAGCGTGAGGGATTCCCATTTCAAAGAAAAATCCAGAGGACTCCTATTAGTCCCTGACCTATCCATTCCCCTCATCCATGCCAAAGCTTTATCACATCTTTGGTATTAAAAAAACTTTCCATCTACTCTTTCTACTCACTTTCTTTACTTTCACTATTCTACATTACAATCCCTTCAAAACATAAATCTAACTCCTTGACCTTTCCTGTGTTTTACAGGAAAGTCCTCTCTAATCTCAGCACCTTTCCAAGCATCACTCTTTcacactcttttcttctccctctAGCGATAAATCTCTCTGCGCTGCCTCTCTCTTACTCTCAAATGAAAACAATAGCTGGCTAATTGTGCTTGGTTGACATAATGGACTAGTATACACAGCTGGAGGGCTGAGCATGGGCGGCAGATCCCACCTGTGCTGAGTCAGACCGGGGCTGATAGAAATCTCTAGCACCAACATGTCTCCAGCCTTTGTCTGAGGAATTTGCTGTGTCATCAGCGGGATAAACAAAGCAGCTTACTTAGCTCTTTTAAAGGGCTTTGGGTAAATTATGAACTAGTTTGATAATCGAAACCACCTTAAGTTTCTttggtaaataaacaaacaaaaactaaatatcTCACTAAACAGCCTGTTTTATCAGGTAGCCtcgaaaaatgtgaaaaaaaaactaggtTAAGAGAGCCAGGCACATTCCAGGACTGTGAGATGGTGTCTGCGCCATCTCCCTTCACTAAATGCCCCACTAGGTGAGTCCCTCCAGACCTCTGGTGCTGCCAGCAAGTCCGTGCTCAACCAAACCACCTAAATTGCTGACAAACCAAAGTATGAGCTTAAACACTGACAAAGAGTGCAGAGGAGGTCTTTCTGAGGTGACCTGTAGATCTTGGCATATCTGTGTGATCTACTTGTGGAAGGAgcgggggggcggggggggagaCTGTTTCATCTCAAATGTCTGAGATTGACCTTTGAACCCCAAAACAAGAAAAGCTAGTCAGCTGTGTGCTGAAGGCCCTGGGTCTCTCCACAttcacaaatttaaaaaaagcagaactgGTGACAGGTTGGCCTGGCTTTTCCCTCCACTTTAAGGAAATGacatacataatttttttttttattaggaaTCAAAAAAGGCACTTCCTACATATTCCCTAGTATCATACACATATATAGGACATACGCTTTTATGAAGGTATATTTGCCTGCGTGTTTTACAAGCGCAGACAGTTATATATGTTGAGTATATAAATGTTTCTCATCACTGAGCAACATAATTATATATGTCAGTTCCACACAAAGAGTTGGAGACAAGGACTTTTCCAGTAACAGCCAGCACCCACCAGTTTTGCACTTACAACTAAAAGCTacgaaaatattaataaataatcagCAATGTCAGTTATTTTTGGAACAAGACCCtggtttgtttctttttttcaaggAAGTAAAGATCACAAAAGCATGTGCTCTGTGTGAGTTTTAAGGTGCTTTTGTAAACTCAAACTCAAAATGGGTGGTGTACAAGGAGAGCCAACCAGTTTCTGGTTGATGCGTTTGTGATTCTAACTTGCCTTCTTGCTGaatatgtaaacatgttgaACACAGCAAAGTCTATGGGCGGGCCAAGAAAGCAGACTGGGTGGCATTCTCTTGTGCCAGCTCCTCTCACTTGTTCACAAAACCTTAACTGAATTTCCTCAGGACAGAGAAATGCACCTAAGTatgcacatctgtgtgtgtatgtatgtgcaaaGACATATCATTTCCATCAAGATTTCAGCCCCATTTGGAAAACCACAACTTCCCAAAAGGTGTATCCCAGTAACACACTGGTCGTTAATGCCAACTATAAAcatctgtacacacacatacacacatacagtcatgttcaattccctctgcttctttctctctgccaCCCATCTTTTAGGTGAGGTTGCTGCTGATGTCCAGGGCTTGCTGGTACACCTGAGTCATGTCCTCCAGGTCCCCTAGCAAGGAGAAGCTGCCATTGTCCCCCGGGGAGCCTTTCGTTTTGGGGCCACGGCTGAACTTGGGACCCTGTAGCGGCGGGGCTGCCTGGAACCCCTTGAAGTTGGCGAGCTGCAGCAGGTTTTCAGCCGAGACACAGGCCCTGATGTTTGGCCGGTGGTGGGGGGTGGAGGAATGCCACTCAGCCCCACTGAGGGAGCTGGGCGACAGGGACAGGACGGAGCTGTCCTCCCCAACTATACTGGAGGGCCGACTCTGACTGCGGGACAGACCAGAGTCAGTTGAGGGAGGAGGCTCACCAAGAACTCCAGCCACCGCTGCCGCTGACGGAGGCCCGCTGTAGGTGGAGTACTTGCCGTTTCGCTTCAAGATGCCCTTTCTCCCCATCACTCTCCTAGGCGGGGAGGTGGCTAGCAGAGACATACTGGCACCCCCTAAAAGCTCGGAGGACTCGCTGCGTTCTGGCGAGGAGTAGTACCCTGATTCCCGCTGTTGGTTGTTCTTCAAGATGCCTTTCCTGGGCAGAGAGGGCACCATCTTAGCTGGCGAACCCCCTCCCAGACttggctcctcttcctcttgatCTGGGCTTGAGGCTTCCTCTCCCCTTTCGGCTTGTTGAGGCAGCACTGCCTGGCCCAACTCCTCAGTAACCCTGGTCTTCAGGATCCCCTTGGGTCTCTTCAGACCTGGCTTGTCCTCTGCTCCACAGTGGGTTTGTCCTGCTTCAACATTTTCCTTCTTGGACTTTTTGGGCCTCTGGCGCAGCAGCTGGGGCATGGCTGCAGCCTTGCCTCCAGAACCACGTGGCTCAGTGCGGTTCTGCCAGTCGATGAAGCGGGCCAGCATGGGCGAGCCTCCGTGGTCACGTTGGGTCTCGCAGTCACACACACTGTTTTTCCAGCCCCAGTTTACCCACCAGTGGTTGGCTATGTCCTCCACTGTGGCCCGGCGCTCAGGGTTCACCATAAGCATCCAGCGGATCAGTCCACGGGCATCTGGCAGgaaacagaacaagaacaatctATACGCCGTCTCATACTACATACCACTTGGCATGATCACATCATATGCTATTGTTAGTACTGAACGGAGAAGTGGACTGTGAGTTTGACTATCTGAGGCTGTCTAAATTCAAAAATTGCTGGAATTGGCCATGGTTGATGTAGGTTTTCATAAAATAGTGGAATAATCAAGGATGTATGAAAAATGTGGTGATATCATTTTCCCCCTGCTTTTTCACATACGTTGCAATTATTCAATTTAGAGGCTTTTAAAAACAACTGCAATGCTGTTACACTCTCACTTTTAGTGACTAAATATTTTACATAGTATTTTTCCATTGTTCAGTGTAAACCACAATTATATAACACATGGCAGTGGCAAAATTCACACCATGTGAGTGTCTTTATATTAGTAACATCCAGAACTTAATAATATTGGGGACTGCTCTGTTCTGCAGAGACAatcaataataaatagcatTTTTGCATCCAACTCCCACCATATAATTGAGTTCATGAACCAATTAgactaattaaaaatgaatctGTTAATATGTAACAAAATATCAATGAGCAGTATGACAGGTTTGTCGCTGAGGAGATATTATTGAGTGTCTGGACAAAAACAGCATCATGAGTAATGCATTTTGCAGATTCTACGATATGTGTACATTGAAAGCAATCTGATTCACATTCCATTCAACAGATTTTAAACCAACGTCTCAAAAGACTTTCGAGTATTTTCTGGAATTCACATAAAGAAGCAAGTCCTGTACAATTTaaggaaagaaagacagaggtcAATGGTTTCAATTTCTGAGAAATAGTATAATTTCCTGACTATCTTTAGTCCTTCTGAAATACATTTGCCAAGTATAGTTTATGATATAGTTTTATAAAGGGCACTGGGATCAGGTGTGTTTTCCTAGCAtgacaaaaaatagaaaaaaaaatacaaatatgtaaAGGTTCCTGCAGTACCTGAGGACTGAGTGGGCTCTTTGTAATCACCGTTGCTAATCTGGCGAATGAGGTTCTTGTGGTCTCCCCCATCAAATGGCATGGTCCCGTAGACCAGAGTATACAGCAGCACCCCCAGAGCCCAGCTGTCAACCTGGGGAAATCAAAAAGAATGGTTATAAACTAGTTACTTTAGTCATAAGAAGTACGCACACTGTTCATCAAATAAAGACTTGTATAATGTACGCAGCAAGCCAATCAAACTAAAAGTTGAGGTGTGTTAGATTTGGTGTTATGCAATGGAAATGCAGTCTTGCCAGTACTGTTTTGATTAGTGATTCATGGCATTAAAATGAATGTTGCGGAATGAGCTCAGCTTTGCTCAACATCATagcagaccttttttttttttttttttttttatactttgacATTAATAAGCACCACAATCCCTTTTTCACACTAACATCACacaacaacatttctgttaaagagCTTGTGATGCTGCAGAGCTTCTCCAGCGTGTTTTTCATAGAAATGACAAATGCCAGTGCTCTGGTTTCCACACAGATACATCCTTTCCTccaaccccccacacacacacacacacacacactctctctctctctcgtgaaGCAGAAGAAGGTACTTTGTGACCACCAACCTAATGCAATGTGACTTTCTAAGTAAACGGTTACATAAGACTTGGGGCATGAGGAGGTGTAGAGCCACGTGGGAAGTGGTGGGAGTGGAAGAGGGTAATGAGTCCAGCAGAGATGACCGAGTCGTGATATCCTGGCCCCTGATGACTCGCTGGAGACACACTGCCATCCAGTCATCAGCAGATGACatgtctcactgtgtgtctgtgtgtatgtgagactGTGACGAAGAGGGaattgtgatgtgtgtgtgtgtgtgtattgactGTGGTTAAGGGAGGATGATATGTCCTGAGGAATGTGCTTCTGATGGCGGTAGCTGAAGCTTTGAGACATAGTTTAGGAAGAGGAAATCAGATAGAGCCAGTTCAGGAGCAAGTGTACTTCCTTAAAGGATCTGGACCCACATCAAGAATGTTTCTCTCTCCTGTTGCCATTGGTCCATTTCCGAGGGCGAGACAGGGCACGCACTATTGTTGTGTTCTATTTTCGTTGCCTGTGTTTGCTGTAATTTGTGGCCTCACCCCAACTGGGGTTCTGTAATTTCGATTGCAATCGGACTGCTGTAGTTTTTAGCACTCTGGAGTAAATTATAGTGAATTACGCTAAATTGAACGGTTGGGCTTGAATATCTAAAAATGCACGTTTTTTCCTCCTCTGTTGCTTTGTTTTATGTAACTGATGCAATTTTAGAGACGACGCCCTTCAGAATGCGTCTGGAATTGCCAGATAAGTGGTTTTGGGGAGACATTTTCACTCTTTCTTTCACCAAAACTATTTGACTTTGACCATGAGCGTTTCTTTGAGGCTGTGAAAGCTCATTCCAATCCCATTAAGATGAAGAGAAAGTGAGGAAAACTATCCTCCAATTCCTCACTTCAAAGGACCCAGACATTGTAGGAAGGGGAGGACAGGGAAGGGATGCAGACAGCATCTGAGTTGACCCACTGTGGTGTTGTAAGAGAGACCTCCTATTGACTGGAGACTAACAGTAATCCCATCAAAGAATTAGAAAATAAAGCCTATCCACCTCTTTGTGTATGGCCTATGTGATGATGATAATCCCTAGTGAGATAATAATGATGAAAGCTATATAAGGTGAGAAATCTGGGAGGTTCATACCAAATTAAACAGCTAGGGAGGATCATACATTAAAGGAAATAATGTCCTGGAAATTAagttcacacacaaacagctgggATTTTAGTCATTATTTGGTTCAATTGGCCTTACCTCTGGGCCATGGTAAGGTCTCCCATTGACGATCTCTGGTGAAGCATAGAGCGGGCTGCCACAGAAGGTTTGCAGCAGCTTGTCCTTATGGTAGAGGTTGGACAGCCCAAAATCAGCAATCTGTAGAAACAGAGGTATATGTGAATGTTACACTAGCCATGTGATTGTTAATCCCTCACACAAAGGTCATTTGAGGTAGGGTATTAATAGTCCTGTGGATAACGTTTCATAAATCAAGGGGCAAACTTACCTTAATATTACAGTTTTCATCCAGTAGCACATTTTCCAGTTTCAGATCCCTGTGTACCACTCCATTCTGAAAgacaatgagaaaaaaaacaaagtaatgATTGATGCATCTATCCATGCATTATTCACGAGAGATGGAGTGTTTTCCAAGTAATAAACAGTCCAGTGTATTAAGAGATGATTTACTCTGACAAAGCTAGCTTGTGGCTCTCGGGGGAAATCAAGGCAGCCTGTTGGTCTAGTACTCTTTAATTGGTCTTGTCCCCTCTGGGGTCTTTATGCTGACATCTGCTGTGGCTTTCCTTTATAAATCGACTCACATGTGTCACATAAACATGAGCCTGTAATTACCATGCTGTATGAATAATGTTCTCACAACATCTAgggattaaaaaacaaatatgctGTTATGcctgggtttaaaaaaaaaaaagaagtggtatgcagacagacagaacccAGCTCAGATGTGGAGGAGTGACTTCACCCGTCACTCCACCCCCAAGGGTTGCGCTCTGCATGGCATCTCACATTGGTTATTGCCTGGCAGGGTGCTCATGTTCACATGATCCTGATTGGTGGATACAATGAAGAAACGGTTGTTTGCTTGTTGTGTCAGTGACTCACACCACCACACCCGGTGGGAGGTTGTGCTTGGTAGTGATGATTCATCATTCATGGCTGTCTGGGACTCTCCTATCTGAGCACCATGACATCATCCCTAtctccagctgggaggagaatGACAAGAGGGGAGCCCATCCAAACAAGCCGTGGGACCTTGGCGTTTTTATGGGAGTTAGTGAGGTGTGGAACAGGGGTTGACATGGGTGTGGCTGGAGCTAAATCTCTGGGGAAAAGCTTTGGGGGTATCTCGGGACATCCCTCAGCGTGTCAACAGATGAGGACAGAATTAATGCAGGGACTGTTTGGCGCACTGTAATCGGAGTGTAAGCCTGAATTAAACTGGCCTGTGTTCCATCTTCACTCAGAAACAGATGACTCCCTGACACCAGCGCCAAGAAAAGCATACTGTGTAGGACCTGCAGATTAACTGGCTATATGGCTGACTGTGAAGGTGCGTGGTTAATGTTATAATAAGCATGCTGTGGCCTGGAAAACAAagtctgaatgtgtgtgagagaggcaaAGAGAGATTAAAGATGACCAAGAAAAttaatgttcatgttttttctcTATGTACAGTATGGTATGGGTTTTCTCACCTTGTGGCAGTGGTGCACGGCGGAGACTATCTGTCTGAAGAAGTGTCGCGTCTCCCGCTCACTCAGGCGCCGGCGCTCGCTGATGTAGTCATACAGCTCGCCCTTGCTGGCGTACTCCATCACAATAACGATCTTGTCCTTGTTCTCAAACACTAAGAAATGATAAGAAAACAATTGGAATCCATTAAGATCTATTTTCAGGAAAATACTGTACATCTATATTAATGGCAAGAGAGATGGGAGGACCACTCACAAAGTGTTGTGTAAAATGGAGAATAAACCAGTATACCCCCCTTTCAGTTTTGGAGCAAGGATACAAATTCCAGAGAAGCACATTACATCTCTACATTTCTCCCAGGGTTACATCACCCAAACCCCACCTCATGTGTCTGGCTCCTTCAAAACATTGCAGGGAGGGGCTGTTAACTCAATCAAGCCCACTCCTCAGAGACCAGAGCGAGCGGAGAGCAGTGAAAACAGAGGGAAAGCAGAAACCAAATCAAGGAGACAGAGTTAGCTTTGCAGACAGTATACTATAATGTCAAGCGATGCCCTTGACACATCACACTTCAACTTCACATCATGTCAACACATTTCACAACACATTCCCACATGCTAAACCACCATAGTGTGTCCATATCACATAAATGATTGTACAACagtttaaattcaattcaatttattgtAGCAACTCGCTGCAACTCCCCCTTCTCACAGGAGAATTAGGCTTATTTATTCAGAAACACTAATGCATTACTTAACAAACATCCCCTTTTTATTCTAAGATAATTCAACTTTCTCAATAATGATGGAAGCCAAGTAATATTCATgtcactgtttgtgtgtcttctgTTTACTCGTTAAAGTCAAAGCAGTGACAATTATACAGTTTCTACTGTTTTACATATGACAGATGTTGAACTTTTATATGACCAAAACCAATCAAGGATAAAAATAGCAAACAATGGCAGATAATTCATTTTCAATCTGGCTTTTAGAAAAGACAACAACATGATTtaaactaggggtgggaatcaccagaggcctcacaatacgatatcatcacgatacttatgtcacgatacaatattattgcaattttaaacatattgcaatattcttcGATATAttgccatttatttatttagttttagttttttccaacttcaattttttcccaatttcaaatgatgtccccaaaatgaaactttgtcaacatctgttttatctgaaaagataaatttctctgtttgttcatctcacttcaattgtattgctgcaaaacgGGAttatcaagcagacaaactaCCCAACACATAcataataatagatcgatacttggtgtctgtgtatcgatacagtattgccacagaaaatatcgcgatactatgccgtatggattttttcccccacccctaatttaaatgttttattttttttacattaacttACACAGTACCAGTTGAATTAAAATAGTGGCTTGTTACACGTCTGGTAActggaaaaataaatgttattacAGTTGTATTACTGTTATGAATTCCTATCCAACTGCAGTCACCAAACATATCATTCTGTGTCAGTATTTAGCCTTCTGCTGTATAATTTCAACTTGGCAACATACTTCTCTCCCAGCGCCTTGGCATGAAGGGAATGAAAATGGTTAGgcagggagagaaggagagagagaaagaccgAGGGAATACTGGGTAGATCACAACAACATAGTCAGCCATGTTGTGCCGCATTGTGTGGGGGTGATTTTCCCACACAGCAGGGTCACTGAGGGTGAGGGCCTCTGCTTTCTGCACCCTTGAGTGAGCACCTTCATAGTTTGTCACACTACTTTCCTCACCCCCTCCCAGGGTCCTTTTAAAGATATAATCctctacaaaaacacacagttgCTGAGTGATGGTAATGCTCCCCGATTGTGACTGTCTGGTTGCTCGGGAAGTAACAGACGGGATGTAAGCCAAGTACCTGGGAGGGTAGATCCAGCCCTCTGATTGGTGGACGGAGTGGTGACCTCCTGGGGTGACATTCTCGGTGATCCGTGGTGGGGTTGTGCTTGGAGAGCCAATTCTTAGCTTGCACTCACATTTACCTTTGACCCCTGGTGGTGAAGTAATTACCTGGCTTACATATTTTGGGTGTGTTACAGCCCGTTGGGTATGCCAGTCACCACTACAGCCTTGCTGTCACTCACCGGGCTTTGTTTCGTAGGCCAGGCCCTCATCTCTGACTAATTAGCACCTATTGTCCTATTGCTGACACTGTTGATAGACAATGCTACACATTACAAAGTGTAATACAGAAAAGTGGTGGAGTACTATTGATGCAGACAATAAACATTTTTCGATTTAGGTGTTTTTATGCGGATTACAGGTTATTTATTGAATTGGTGATTATTTACTGAACTGAGCTAACCATAACAAAAGATCTTCAGagtttaaattaatatttttgatGATGTCACCTTTAGAGAATGCAGCAGCTTTCTTTCCGAGAGTTAAAGGAGATCAATGCCACTCTCATATCTCTATGGTAAATATGATGtaacagctagcagctggtTGCTTAGCCTTAAGActagaaacagggggaaacagctagtctggctctgtccCAACTAAAAGGCAACAAAATATGTCTACCACCACCTCTAAGAGACAGAGAGTGTTATTGATCTTCTCTTCTAACTCTTGCAAAGAGAGCGAATAAGTGTacattatgtactgtatactgtgCATGCTATTCAAACTGTTTCTTTGTCAGTTTTGTCAGGCTTAGCTTTATAGCGTCAGTCACTACCAGTGTACTACTAACTAATATTTGGgggcactttaaaaatgtgtgcacaaagttgctgttttttaatgtaatatGAGACGCAGATTAAAATGCATGCAGTAATCACCATTTTCTGCAAACAAGAAATagtaaataaaatacagtaaataaaaagcATATTATTGCTATTATCAGTGCATTTATATATAACAGCGTTGTTTGTATAAGTGTGTTAGAGACGGAAATTAAATGAATtgaaatcaaataaaatgatGGCTTAATGTACGAATAGGATATTGGTGTAAActggtaaatatatatattttttcaaatctTGGGGGCTATTTTTGCCCCTCGGTCCTGTTTTTTAGGGACATACTGAGATTTCTTGAGGCATTTTTGCCCCCCTTAATTTCTGACACTGGTCACTACATACAACATGTACGTGCTACTAACACTTTTTGCGTTGACAGCATTCTTTGGGGTTGATGATTTGTTTTAAAAGGTGGGCACTAGGGTACCAAGTTATGCCTGAGGAGCGATGAGCAAAATCCACTTTTAAATGCCCTGCACAGCATGCTGATGGATGCAGAA
Coding sequences within it:
- the nuak1b gene encoding NUAK family SNF1-like kinase 1, whose amino-acid sequence is METAYLSPHRGATRPEAQRGQTSAGKPAGGDLSPSASAPGPSLPAGNSSEETPASSDGRRNSGVKKHHHKHNLKHRYELLETLGRGTYGKVKKAIERHSGREVAIKSIRKEKIKDDQDMVHIRREIEIMSSLRHPHIISIYEVFENKDKIVIVMEYASKGELYDYISERRRLSERETRHFFRQIVSAVHHCHKNGVVHRDLKLENVLLDENCNIKIADFGLSNLYHKDKLLQTFCGSPLYASPEIVNGRPYHGPEVDSWALGVLLYTLVYGTMPFDGGDHKNLIRQISNGDYKEPTQSSDARGLIRWMLMVNPERRATVEDIANHWWVNWGWKNSVCDCETQRDHGGSPMLARFIDWQNRTEPRGSGGKAAAMPQLLRQRPKKSKKENVEAGQTHCGAEDKPGLKRPKGILKTRVTEELGQAVLPQQAERGEEASSPDQEEEEPSLGGGSPAKMVPSLPRKGILKNNQQRESGYYSSPERSESSELLGGASMSLLATSPPRRVMGRKGILKRNGKYSTYSGPPSAAAVAGVLGEPPPSTDSGLSRSQSRPSSIVGEDSSVLSLSPSSLSGAEWHSSTPHHRPNIRACVSAENLLQLANFKGFQAAPPLQGPKFSRGPKTKGSPGDNGSFSLLGDLEDMTQVYQQALDISSNLT